From a region of the Chiloscyllium punctatum isolate Juve2018m chromosome 1, sChiPun1.3, whole genome shotgun sequence genome:
- the mocs2 gene encoding molybdopterin synthase sulfur carrier subunit, with the protein MVTQVSVLYFARSAELSGVRSETISVPQQLTSLQLWQEIVKRHPRLGTIRDHIILAVRQEYIILGDQLLFLQPGDEIAVIPPISGG; encoded by the exons GTCTCTGTGCTGTATTTTGCCAGGAGTGCTGAATTGTCAGGGGTTCGTTCGGAGACAATTTCTGTACCACAGCAACTAACTTCATTGCAACTGTGGCAGGAAATTGTTAAGAGACATCCAAG GCTTGGTACCATAAGGGATCACATCATTCTTGCTGTTCGTCAGGAATACATCATCTTGGGAGATCAGCTTTTGTTCCTCCAGCCAGGCGACGAGATCGCAGTCATCCCCCCGATTAGCGGGGGCTAG